The sequence ACCTTGGGAATACCGGGCACGAGCGGCACGCCGCTGTCGAGCATTTTCACCAGACCGATATGGCCGAGCCAGGTGAACAGGCCTTTGAACGCGACACCCTGAAACAGCGTGTGGGCCAACCAGTCCTGGCGCGCGACGTCGCCGACACCGGAGATGATCGTGCGGTCGGCAAACATCACGGACAAGGCCAGCGTGAGGCCGCGCAGAATGAACAGGAACGCCAGCGTGACGATGAACGACGGCAGCCGCGTGCGCATCACCAGATAGCCGTTGAGCGCGCCGAGCAGCATCGAGCCGGCGAACGCGAAAATGATCGCGAGCCAGATCGGCCAGTGGAAGTACATGGTGGGCAGCGCGACCATCATGCCGGCAAAGCCGATCATCGAGCCGATCGACAGATCGAATTCGCCGGCGATCATCAGCACGCACGCGCCGACCGCGATCAGACCCAGATAGGCCGCGACTTGCGACCAGTTCATCACGCCGTCGAGATTGAACATGCCCGAGTTGCCGGCCGCCAGGCCGAACACGATAAACACCATCGCGGTGCCGGCGAGCGCCGCGAACTCCGGGCGATTCAGCAGATGCTTGAACCACGATTCGCGGCGTACGCGTTCGTCGGCACTAGCGGCCGTTGTGGTGCTGGCCTGTCCGGTCGGGTCTTGCGGATCGGTCGGCGGCTGCTTGCGGGGATGGGGATGAAAAATGTTGGCGACACCCATTTGAAGCTCTCCTTGATACGCCGGCGGGCGACTGATCGTCGGCAACCCGTGCGGCGTTTGAAGCAAAGTAAATGCGGCGAATAGTGGCGGCCTGTCGCGTCGGTCTGTGCGGCACGCCGGTGCAGCGCGACGAGGCTGCACGTCAAACACAACGGGCGGGCGAGTGCCGGCCGGGCCGAGTCGATCCGGCCGGTCCCCGCTTGATTGTTGTTGGCCGCGAGCGGGGCGATCGTCGTGATCGCGGTGCTCGCGGCGGGTTCAGGCTATGCGTGGCTAAGCGGATTACCGGCTTAGCGGTATTGCCCCGCGTACTTCAGCACCTTGTCGACGTTAGCCTTGGTGATGAAGCCCGGGCCCGAGCCGATATTGCGCGGCCCATACGAAGGTGCAAGGCCGTAAGTGGCGAGCCGTTCCTTGAACTTCGGATTGGCCTGCAGGATCTGGCGGATCTTCGCCGGGTCGGTGGTGTGGTCCTTCTTCACGATCGCCAGCACGGCGACCGGGATATAGCCCTGCAAGTACGGTTGCTGATCGATCGCGAACTGGATCGTGCCGTCCTGGATCGCCTTCGCGATGTCGCTGTCGAAGTCGAACGTAGCGAACCAGAGCTTGCCCGCGAGGCCCATTTGTTGCAGCGCCTTGATGGTCGGATCGGCCGACAGCGGACCGAGTGCGAGCACCGCCTGCGTGTCCGGATGATTGCGCAGATACGCGCTCACCTTGGACTGCACGCCGGTCGGGTCCTGACCCGCGTCGAGCGTGGAGGTTTTGAAGTCGACGCCGAGCGCATCGGCGAAACCACGGCAGCGTTCGAACGAAGCCGGATTCGTCGCGTAGTGGTTCACGCACAGGAACGACTTGATGCCCGCGGCCTTCGCTTTCTGGCCCGCCGCTTTGCCGGCCGCGTATTCAGGTTGGCCGACGTGCATGATCGCGCCGAGCTGCGCGCTTTGCTCTTCGGTGCCGGAGTTGATCGTGACGAGCGGAATGTGTTTCTGCGTGACCTTGGCGATCGAACTCTTCAGCACGTCGAAGTCGGCGATCGAGACGATCACGCCGTCGTAGTTGCGCGCCGCAGCCTGTTCGACCAGCCGCGCCATGTCGGCGATGTCGCCGTTCGGCGGATTGCGGTAATCGGTCTCGACGTTGAAGTCCTCGTCGGCCTGTTTGATCGCGTTCTTGATGGTGTTCCACCACGAATCGGAATCCGGCGCGTGGCTGATCAGCACGAAATGGGCGTCAGCCGCGCGGGCGGCCGAGGCCGCGCCGAATCCCGTCGCCAACGTCAATGCCGTCACCAGAATCCTGAGCGCACCCTTGCCCTTGCAAAGTCTCATTGTCTCCACCTTTCTCGGTCTGTCGTTATTGAAGGGAGCGTCTGGCGGGCGGCTTTCCGTTCACATACAGCGCAGTGCAGTTCAGCTCGACGCCATCGCTCACGACCAAGATTAGGCCATCTTCCTGAGCGTTGCAATGAAAATTTCATGACAAATAAAAATAGAAAATACGTTCCATTTGATGGGGTGGCTGCCTATAATCGGCAGCGTCAGGACGCCGTGTGGCGGGCTTCACAGGCCGATACCGCACTGCAATAAAGCACCCGAGAGAGAGCCATGGCGGAAGAGAGCACCGAAGAATTGCCGAGCGTCGAAGAATTGATGCAGCGCATCGCGGAAAACTACGAGGCGCTGCCGCGTCAGTTGAAGAACGTCGCGACATATATCGAACAGCACCGCGCGAGCGTGATGGTGGATCGCACCAGCGACATTGCCGCGAGTTGCGGCGTGCATCCGTCGGCGGTGGTGCGGTTTGCGCAGCGCTTCGGGTTCTCCGGCTTCTCGGATCTGCAGACGGTGTTTCGTCAGGCTTACACGGGGCAGGGCAGTTCGTCGCCGAGTTATCAGCAGCGCATTCGCAAGCTGATCGACGAGAAGCCGGGTGCGTTGTCGGGCGGTTCGGTGGCGCGGGAATTTATCGCGGCGTCGCGCGGCGGGCTGGAAGAACTCGAAGCCGGCCTCGACGATGCGCAGTTCGACGCCGCCGTGAAGATGCTGCAGCAGGCCGACAACATTTACGTGATCGGCGTGCGGCGTTCGTTTCCGGTGGCGAGCTACATCGTCTATGCGTTGCAGCACACGCCCAAGCGCGTGCATCTGGTGTCCGGCTTCGGCGGCATGTACCGCGAACAGATTCGCAGCGTGAAGAAGGGCGACGTGGTGATCGCGATCAGCTTCGCGCCGTACGGCAAGGAAACGCAGTATTGCTTGCGCGTCGCGCATCACCATCAGGCGAAAACGCTGGTGATTACGGACAGCCAACTGTCGCCGCTGTCCCGTTACGCGACCACCCAACTGTATGTGAAAGAGGGCAGTGCGTTCGCGTTCCGCTCGCTGACCAGCACGATCTGTTTGTGCCAGGCGTTATTTATCGCGCTCGCGTACAAGCTCGAATTGAACGTTGAAGAATCCAAAGACACTGGAGGATACGATGACTGAGGCGGTAAAGACGATCGATGTAGCGGTATTCGGCGCGGGACGCATCGGTAAGATTCATGCGGCCAATCTCGCGCGGCAGCCGGGCGTGCGGCTCAAGTACGTGGTCGACGTGAATCGCGAGGCCGCCGCGGCGCTCGCCGCCGAGCATGGCGCGCAGGTGGCGGATATAGACGGCGCGATGGGCGATGCGTCGATCGGCGCGACGGTGATCTGTTCGAGCACGGACACGCATGCGGATCTGATTCTGAAATCCGCCGCGCAGAAGAAGCACGTGTTTTGCGAGAAGCCGGTCGATCTCACGCTGGAGCGCGCGCGGGCTTGCGCCGACGCGGTAGAGCGTGCGGGCGTGGTGTGCATGATCGGTTTTCAGCGCCGCTTCGATCCGACGTTTTCCGCGTTGAAGGCGCGTATCGACGCGGGCGAAATCGGCACGCCGGAGATGCTGGTGGTGACGAGCCGCGATCCGGGTGCGCCGCCGGTCGACTACATCCGGCATTCCGGCGGCATCTTCAAGGACATGCTGATTCACGACTTCGACATCTTCCGCTGGATTCTCGACGATGAAGCCGACACGCTGCACGCCACCGGCAGTTGCCTGACCGACCCTGCGATTGCCGAGGCGGGCGACATCGATTCGACGGCGGTGACGATCCGCACGAAGCGCGGCCGCTTGTGCCAGATCAACACCGCGCGGCGTGCCGCGTATGGCTACGACCAGCGTTTCGAAGTGCTCGGCAGCACCGGCATGCTGCAGGCGGGCAATGTGCGGCCGACTGAAGTCACGGCGTATTCGAAAACCGAAGTGTCGAGCGATGTGCCCGAAGCGTTTTTCCTCGAACGTTACCGTGCAGCGTATGCGCTTGAAATCGCGCATTTCTTCGATGCGGTGACGCGTGGCAAGCCGGTACGCACGACCGTCGCCGATGGTTTGAAAGCGCTTGAACTCGCCGACGCCGCCACGCGTTCGTGGCGCGAGGGCCGTGTGGTCAAACTCGGCGAGGCGTTGTGATGAGCGCGGACACGGGGCGGCTTCGGCTTGGCGTGGTGGGGTTGGGGCGGCTGGGCAAGCGCCATGCGGAGAATCTTGCGTACCGGGTGCCGGGGGCTTCGCTGGTGGCCGCTTGCAGTCCGGTGGAAGAGGAGCGTGCGTGGGCGCGTGAGGCGCTGCCCGAGCCGCGGCTTTATAGCGATTACGCCGAGTTGCTGGCGGATCGCGATGTGGATGCGGTGTGGCTGGTGACGCCGTCGTCGTTGCACGCGCAACAGATTATCGATGCGTTGCAGGCTGGCAAGCATGTGTTTTGCGAGAAGCCGTTGTCGCTGGATCTGGCGGAATGCGAGCGGGTGCTGGCCGAGGCGGCGCGGTATCCGCATTTGCAGGCGACCATAGGGTTTATGCGGCGCTTCGATCCGAGCTATCGGGATGCGTTCGACAAGATCGAAGCGGGCGCGATTGGGCGGCCGTTTCTGGTGCGATCGCAGACGACGGATCAGAACGATACCGATGGGTTTTTTGTGCGTTTCGCGGCGACGTCGGGCGGGATTTTTCTGGATTGCACGGTGCACGATATCGATGTCGCGCGGTGGCTGTTGGGGAGTCCGCGTGCCACGCGGGTGTTTGCTGCGGGGGCGGTGGCATTGCATGAGGGGTTGCGGGAGTTTGGCGACGTTGATAATGGCGTCGCGATTTGTGAGTTTGAAGGTGGCAAGCTTGCGGTGTTTTATGCGTCGCGGACGCAGGCCCATGGGAACGATAGTCATAGCGAAGTGATCGGCACGGCCGGGGCGTTGGCGATTGGGCGGAATCCGTCGGTGAATCGGGTTGAGATTTATGATCGATCCGGGATCCGGAATGAGTGCACGCCGACGTTTTTTGATCGGTTTGAAGAGGCGTTTCTGGTTGAGGCCAGGGAGTTTGTTGCCGCTGTGCGGGGGGGAAGTGGCTGCGGCGCTACGCTTGCCGATGCGGTTGAGGCTACGCGGATTGGGGGGGCGTTGAGGGAGTCGCTTCTGAGCGGGCAGGCTGTGGTTTTGTAGGGTTTGGGTTTTGGCCTGCTCGGCGCTTGGGGTGTGTTCGCTGTGGTGTTGGCCTTTCCTTGTTTTCGCGGTGGTCTATTGGCGTTCCCCCTGTGCGGGGGGCACCTACTTTTCTTTGCCTGCCGCAAAGACAAGTAGGCAAAAGAAAGCGGCTCACACCGCTAATTCTGAAGCGGGTCCCTCGCGCAGCCACGCCAGTGGCTCATCTGGAATCCGTGCCCCCGCACACTCCGCGCTCGTGACAAAGGCGTCATCCTTCCGGCGGCGCTGCGCGCGCCGTAGCGGTCGTTCACCAAAACATCGAGGCTTTGCGTGTCGTGGCGGATGGTTACCAGAACGTCGGGGTGTTGTGGGCAACGCCGAATTCAACATCATTTTTTCGTGCGCGGAGGCGAAGCCGACGGCTCCCCCCGCGCGCAGAAAAACCACGGGTTCGAGGCGAACCGTTCCGGCGAGCGCGTAGCGCGAGGCGGGAGGAATGACGGCCTTGTCACGAACGCGGAGTGTGCGGGAGCACAGATTCCAGATGCACCACTACCTGCGGCAGCCCACGGGCCCCGCTTAAGAATTAGCGGTGTGAGCGGCTTTCTCTTGCTGACTTCTCTGTGCCGCGGCAAAGAGAAGTTAGTGCCGCCCCGCACAGGGGGCAACGCTAATAGACCACCGTGACATCAAGGAAAGGCCAAAGCAACAGGCACAGGGGCAACGCTAATAGACTACCGAGCCAACGCAATAAGAGCACAACCCAAGCGCCGCAAAGGCCAAAACCTACCCCAAAAATCCCACCACCTTAAGCCCCGCTTATAATCAAAGATTCCACGCATCCACCAGCAGAAAGCCCCATGAGCGAGACCCCGAGCGACACCACCGCCACCGACACCCTCTCCAAGAGCTTCGAACCCCACACCATCGAAGCCCACTGGGGCCCGGAATGGGAAAAACGCGCGTACGCCGCGCCCTCATTCGACGGGAACAAGAAAGACTTCTCGATCCAGCTGCCGCCGCCGAACGTCACGGGCACCCTGCACATGGGCCACGCCTTCAACCAGACGATCATGGACAGCCTCACCCGCTATCACCGCATGCTCGGCGAAAACACCCTGTGGGTGCCGGGCACCGACCACGCGGGGATCGCCACGCAGATCGTCGTCGAACGTCAACTCGACGCGCAAGGCGTGTCGCGCCATGACCTCGGCCGCGAAAAATTCGTCGAACGCGTCTGGGATTGGAAGCAGGAGTCCGGCTCGACCATCACGAATCAGGTCCGCCGCCTCGGCGCTTCGATCGACTGGTCGCGCGAATACTTCACGATGGACGACAAAATGTCGACCGCCGTGCGCGACGTGTTCGTCCGCCTGTATGAACAAGGCCTGATCTATCGCGGCAAACGCCTCGTCAACTGGGACCCGGTGCTGATGACGGCCGTGTCCGATCTCGAAGTGGTCAGCGAAGAAGAGGACGGCTTCCTCTGGCATATCCAGTACCCGCTCACCGACGGCTCGGGTCATCTGACGGTCGCGACCACCCGTCCGGAAACCATGCTCGGCGACACCGCCGTGATGGTCCATCCGGAAGACGAACGCTACGCGCACCTGATCGGCAAGACGGTCACGCTGCCGCTGTCGGGCCGCGAAGTGCCGGTCATCGCCGACGACTACGTCGACCGCGAATTCGGCACCGGCGTCGTCAAGGTCACGCCCGCGCACGACCAGAACGACTATGCGGTCGGCCAGCGCCACAACCTGCCGATGATCGAAATCCTCACGCTCGACGCGAAGATCAACGACAACGCGCCGGAAAAATACCGCGGCCTCGACCGTTTCGACGCCCGCAAGCAGGTCGTGGCGGACCTCGACTCGCTCGGCGTGCTCGAATCGGTCAAGAAGCACAAGCTGATGGTGCCGCGCGGCGACCGCACGAGCGTGATCATCGAGCCGATGCTGACGGATCAATGGTTCGTCGCCATGAGCAAGCCGGCGCCGGAAGGCACCTTCAATCCGGGCAAATCGATCGCCGAAACCGCGCTGGACGTGGTCCGCAGCGGTGAGATCAAGTTCGTGCCGGAAAACTGGTCGACCACGTACTACCAGTGGCTCGAAAACATCCAGGACTGGTGCATCTCGCGCCAACTCTGGTGGGGCCATCAGATCCCGGCCTGGTACGGCGAAAACGGCGAGATCTTCGTCGCCAAGACCGAAGAAGACGCACGCACCAAAGCGACCGCGGCCGGCTACACCGGCGCGTTGAAGCGCGACGAAGACGTGCTCGACACGTGGTTCTCGTCGGCGCTGGTGCCGTTCTCGTCGCTCGGCTGGCCGAACGAAACGCCGGAACTGAAGCATTTCATGCCGTCGTCGGTGCTGGTGACCGGCTTCGACATCATCTTCTTCTGGGTCGCGCGCATGGTCATGATGACCACGCACTTCACCGGCAAGGTGCCGTTCGACACGGTCTACGTGCACGGTCTGGTGCGCGACGCCGAAGGCCAGAAGATGTCGAAGAGCAAGGGCAATACGCTCGACCCGATCGATATCGTCGACGGTATCGACCTCGACACGCTGGTCGCCAAGCGCACCACCGGCCTGATGAATCCGAAGCAGGCCGCATCGATCGAAAAGAAAACCCGCAAGGAATTCCCGGACGGCATTCCCGCGTTCGGCACCGACGCGCTGCGCTTCACGATGGCGTCCATGGCCACGCTCGGCCGCAACGTCAACTTCGACCTCGCGCGCTGCGAAGGCTATCGCAACTTCTGCAACAAGCTGTGGAATGCCACCCGTTTTGTGCTGATGAACTGCGAAGGCCACGATTGCGGCTTCGAGCAGCCGGCACAGTGCGGCGAATGCGGCCCGGACGGCCATTTGCACTTCTCGCAGGCCGACTACTGGATCGTCTCGCGCCTGCAACGTGTGGAAACGGAAATCGCCAAAGGTTTCGCCGACTATCGTTTCGATAATGTGACCAACGCCCTATACAAGTTCGTATGGGACGAATACTGTGATTGGTATCTCGAACTCGCCAAGGTTCAGATCCAGACGGGTCAGCCGAACCAGCAGCGCGCCACGCGCCGCACGCTGTTGCGCGTGCTCGAGACGGTGCTGCGCCTCGCGCATCCGGTGATTCCTTTCATTACCGAAGCGTTGTGGCAGAAAGTGGCGCCGTTGGCCGGACGTTATCCCGCGGGCATGACCGAGGGTGAAGCGTCCATCATGGTGCAACCTTACCCAGTTGCCGAGCCTTCGAAGATCGACGAAGACGCGGAACAATGGGCAGCCGATCTGAAAGCGGTGATCGACGCGTGCCGGAATCTGCGCGGTGAAATGAATCTGTCGCCGGCGGTCAAGGTGCCGTTGCTCGCCGCCGGCAACGCGGAGCGCTTGCGTACGTTCGCTCCGTACGCCCAGGCGCTGGCCCGTTTGTCGGAAGTGCAGATCATCGCCGACGAAGCAACGCTGGACGCACAGGCAGATGGCGCGCCAATTGCTATCGTAGGGAATGACAAGCTCGTCCTGAAGGTGGAAATCGATGTCGCCGTGGAGCGCGAGCGTTTGTCGAAAGAGATTGCGCGGTTGAGCACGGAAATCATCAAGTGCAACGGCAAATTGCAGAACGAAAGTTTTGTTGCGAAGGCGCCGCCGGCAGTCGTTGAGCAGGAGCAGAAAAGGCGGACTGAATTCGAAGCCACGGTGGGCAAGCTGCAAGCCCAGCTGGCGCGGTTGCCCGCCTGATCGGGGCTCCGTGTCCGCCCGTGATCAGAGGGTGATCGGGCGGGCAAGGACTGATAGCTAAACCAGAGGACTCAGGGTAATCACATGCTAAAAGTTACAAAAGCGGTATTTCCGGTAGCAGGTCTTGGCACGCGGTTTCTCCCCGCCACGAAGGCGAGCCCGAAGGAAATGCTGCCGATCGTCGACAAGCCGCTGATTCAATATGCGGTGGAAGAAGCCATGGCGGCCGGCATCACCGAAATGATTTTCGTCACGGGGCGCAGCAAGCGGGCCATCGAGGACCACTTCGACAAATCGTACGAAATCGAAGCGGAACTGGAAGCGCGCGGCAAGGACAAGCTGCTGGAGCTGGTGCGCAGCATCAAGCCGAGCCATGTGGACTGCTTCTACGTGCGTCAGCCGGAAGCGCTGGGCCTTGGCCACGCGGTGCTGTGCGCGGAAAAGCTGGTGGGCGACAACCCGTTCGCCGTGATTCTCGCGGACGACTTGCTGTACGGCACACCGCCGGTCATGACGCAGATGATCGAGGTGTTCGACCACTATCACAGCTCGGTGATTGGTGTCGAAGAGATCCCGGCGCAGGAAACCAAGTCGTACGGGATTGTCGACGGCAAGGAGTGGGAAGACTCGATCATCAAGATGTCGGGCATTATCGAGAAGCCTGAGCCGAACGTGGCGCCGTCGAATCTCGGCGTGGTGGGCCGGTACGTGTTGAAGCCGCGTATCTTCGAACATTTGCGCGCGCTGAAGCCGGGCGCCGGTGGTGAATTGCAACTCACGGACGCGATCCAGTCGTTGCTCGCCGACGAACAGGTGCTGGCGTACAAGTATCACGGCACGCGTTTCGACTGCGGCAGCAAGCTGGGCTATCTGAAGGCGACGGTCGAGTTTGCGTTGCGTCACCCGGAAGTGGCCGCTGATTTCGAAGAATATTTGCGTACCCGTTCGCCGGTGCTGGAAGGCTGAACGGGAGTTAGGCGCATTGGCCTGTTCGCAGGTGTGTTTTAGCCTCTCGATAGCATCAGACTGACGTAAAAAAAAGGCGCTGTGCCCCGCAATCGCGGGCACAGCGCCTTTTGTTTGGGCGTTCGGTGCGTGAGTTGCGCCGGCTTAGCGGCGTTTCATCAGGAACGTGAAGACTTTGTCTTGCGTTGAGGTTTCGACGATTTCGTTGCCGGTTTGTTTGGCGAAGGCGGCGAAATCGCGCTGCGAGCCGGGGTCGGTGGCGAGCACTTTGAGAATCTGGCCGCTTTCCATGTCGGCGAGCGCTTTTTTGGCGCGCAAGATAGGCAGCGGGCACAACAGGCCGCGTGCATCGACTTCTTTGTGAATCTGAATTTGCATCGACGATGACCTTCTGGGACGGAGCGTCGCGGTGGGGCGACGCTGGAGGTTCAAATTCTACAGTACGGGTTTTGGGCCTGCTCGGCGGGTTCGTGCTGCTTTGGCCTTTCCTTGAGTTCATGGTGGGCTGTTTGCCAGGCGCCTTGGCCTTTCCTTGAGTTCACGGTGGTCTATTAGCGTTGCCCCTGTGCGGGGCTGCACCTACTTTTCTTTGCCTGCCGCAAAGCAAAGTAGGCAAAAGAAAGCGGCTCAAACCGCCAGCTTATAAGCGGGTCCCCCGCGCAGTCACGGTAGTGGTGCATCTGGAATCCGTGTTCTCGCGCATTCCGAGCCTGTGGCACAGCAGTCATTCTTCCGGCGGCGCTGCGCGCGGACCTATCCGTGATTTTGTGGGCGAGGCATATCATGAAGGATGAAAATCATGGATATGCCGATCATGAAAAAGAAACGTACTGTCGCCTCTCAGGCAGCGGCCCGAGGGCCGCTGCCTGCCCTGCCTGAAGGTCTGCTTGATGAACTGGTGAAGGGTCCGATGACGCCTGTCCAGGTCCAGGACCTGATGCTGGCGTTCAACAAGGCCATCATCGAGCGCGCGATGGGCGCCGAGATGAACATGCATCTGGGCTACCCGGCGGGCCAGCCCAAGCCCGACGGCCAGGCCAACGAACGCAACGGCGCCAGCGGCAAGACAATCATCACCGAGCGCGGCCCCGTCAGGCTCGATCTGCCGCGCGATCGTGAGGGCAGTTTCGCGCCGATCCTGATTCCCAAACACGAGCGCCGTTTCACGGGCTTCGATGAGCGCATCATCGCCATGTACGCCCGCGGCATGAGCGTGCGCGAGATTCAGGCGTTTCTGGCTGAAAGCTATGGCACCGAGGTCTCACCCGACTTCATCAGCTCAGTCACTGACGAAGTGATGGCTGAAACGCTGGCCTGGCAAAACCGCCCGCTCGAGCCGATGTACCCGGTGGTGTTCTTCGACGCGCTACGCGTGAAGATCCGTGGCGACGGCGTGGTGAGCAACAAGGCCGTCTATCTGGCGCTGGGTATCCAGGCCGACGGCCAGCGCGACGTACTCGGCCTGTGGATTGAACAGACCGAGGGCGCGAAGTTCTGGCTCAAGGTGTTCAATGACCTCAAGACCCGCGGTTGCCAGGACATCCTGATCGCGGTGGTGGACGGTCTGAAAGGACTGGCCGAGGCGATCGGGACGGCGTACCCCCGCACGGCGGTGCAGACCTGCATCGTGCATCTGATCCGAAACAGTCTGGAGTACGCCAGCCACAAGGACCGCAAGGCGGTCGCCACGGCGCTGCGTCCGATCTATGCAGCCGCGAGCGAACAGGCTGCACAGCAGGCCTTGCAGGACTTCACTGAAGGACCCTGGGGAACGAAGTATCCGACCATCGTGCAATCCTGGCAGCGCGCCTGGGAACACGTCACACCGTTCTTCGTGTTTCCTCCGGAGATACGCCGGGTCGTGTACACAACAAACGCCATAGAGAGTCTGAACATGCAACTGCGCAAGATCATCAAGACCCGAGGCCACTTCCCCAACGACGAGGCCGCCATCAAGCTGCTGTGGCTGGCGCTACGTAACGTGCTGGCAAAGTCCGTGAGAGCGGCATTCGACTGGAAAGCGGCGATGAACCAGTTTGCTATCCTGTTTGGCGAGCGCTTCACGCTCGCACGTGGCTAGAAATCTTTAACCCGCCTCGCACACAAAAATGCGGACAGGTTCCTGCGCGCGCCTCCGCGGTCGGTCACCCAACCCATTGTGAGATCCCGGAGCACTTCGGCGCTTCGCCGAGGCGAAGCCGACGGCTCCCCCCGCGCGCAGAAAAACCACGGGTTCGAGGCGAACCGTTCCGGCGAGCGCGTAGCGCGAGGCGGGAGGAATGATGGCCTTGTCACGAGCGCGTAGTGTGCGGGAACACGGATTCCAGATGCACCACTACCGTGGCTGCGCGGGGGACCCGCTTAATGGTTAGCGGTGTGAGCCGCTTTCTTTTGCCTACTTTGCTTTGCGGCAGGCAAAGAAAAGTAGGTGCCGCCCCGCACAGGGGCAACGCTAATAGACCACTGTGATCACAAGGAAAGGCCAACGCAGCAGGCACGCAACCCAAGCGCCCCGCAGCCCACCCCAAAGTCAGAAAAACCAAAAAAGCCAAGCCCCCGCCGGGGCATATAATGTCCCCCGAACTGCCGCCCTCCCGAGAAAAATGCCCGATCTGCTCGCCAACCTGAACCCCGAACAACACGCCGCCGTCACGCTCCCCAACGAGCCGGCGCTCATCCTCGCCGGCGCGGGCAGCGGCAAGACCCGCGTGCTCATCACCCG is a genomic window of Paraburkholderia bryophila containing:
- a CDS encoding sulfurtransferase TusA family protein produces the protein MQIHKEVDARGLLCPLPILRAKKALADMESGQILKVLATDPGSQRDFAAFAKQTGNEIVETSTQDKVFTFLMKRR
- a CDS encoding IS256 family transposase yields the protein MPIMKKKRTVASQAAARGPLPALPEGLLDELVKGPMTPVQVQDLMLAFNKAIIERAMGAEMNMHLGYPAGQPKPDGQANERNGASGKTIITERGPVRLDLPRDREGSFAPILIPKHERRFTGFDERIIAMYARGMSVREIQAFLAESYGTEVSPDFISSVTDEVMAETLAWQNRPLEPMYPVVFFDALRVKIRGDGVVSNKAVYLALGIQADGQRDVLGLWIEQTEGAKFWLKVFNDLKTRGCQDILIAVVDGLKGLAEAIGTAYPRTAVQTCIVHLIRNSLEYASHKDRKAVATALRPIYAAASEQAAQQALQDFTEGPWGTKYPTIVQSWQRAWEHVTPFFVFPPEIRRVVYTTNAIESLNMQLRKIIKTRGHFPNDEAAIKLLWLALRNVLAKSVRAAFDWKAAMNQFAILFGERFTLARG